The DNA window CTTGAGTGTTGGCATTGAGACTATCACAGCCTCCACCTGTTGATGCCACTGCATTGGCTTGATACAATGGTGGTGTGACCATAAGTGGTGCATCGTTGGAAGAGGTGGGTGCTGCTATGCTTCCAGGAACTGTTGTGCCTACACTACCAGGAGGCCTTGGAATAGGATTTAATTGAGCAGGTAAGGAAGGAGCACTAGGTGGAGCCATCATAGGTGCCATCGCTGGAGAAGGCATATAACCGGCCAATCCCAAGAGAATTATTTAACATAACACGTTGCTACATGCTTACGGACAAAAAACAGTTTGCATTGCATGTCTTGCACATGGATCAAACATTGTGTACCAAGATCACACATTAAATATAAACCTAGAAGAGAACTAGCATCAAATTTATATTCCATGTGTCTGACAAAGGAGTTTAGGGTAGAATCATTTGATTGATGAAACATagtgataatattttaatgtagTAAACATGCAGACACATATCATAATAATCCGCCAATGTTCTTGTCTATCCACCATTTGATTGCTAGATATTGGGAACCTAATTAAAGATGGATAGCATACAGCAGCAAAAAGTTGGGAAGGGGACATGACCAACAGATCCTGGCTGGATCCGGGTTGGGATAGTGGCACCAATTCCTAACCAGTTTAAAAAGGTTTGCTCATGGGAGGGAGCAATAGCATCCCAATTCAGTGATTTGCTCACTAGTTCAtgcaaataacaaaagaaagaaaacagatgTGCACAATAATATCAACTAGCAGTGGCAAAATGTGAGCAAATCTACATGCAAAACAATATGAAAATCTACATGCAAGTCAAAGAAAGATAGCAGGCACAGATGAAGCCAAacaattcaaaatatgaaaatctaCATGCAAAATGTGCTAACACAGTTTTAATTTACCTGGAGCACCAAGGGGTCTTGGCAAAACAGGAGGCCTAATCCCTGGGATTAATGGTGAACTTCCAGGTAACTGTGTGCTACCAGGCATCGGCATTACAGGTGTAGGTAGAACAGGAAGGCGAGGCCTCTGAACCATTAGATGTTGATTGTAAGCAGCACCAACCTGTGGGAATGCTGCAATTTTCCCAAGATGTTCCTTAATCCTTTGGTCAATGAAGTTTTAGGTCTGTGCCTCCTCAAATTGCTGATAGTATGACCTAACATTTGcctatatttattaaaataattagcatataaatataattaagagagagagagacagagatatgTGAAGTACCTTATGTTTGTAACCTGCATTGTGCTGCTTTCTCACAGATGGCTGAGATAGAAAGATGATATAATCAGCAATATAAAAACATTCATTATGTCAATTTCTAGGAGCTGTAACTATGATATACAGGAGAAGGCGCATTAAcaatttcaaacttcaaaggaCATAGATACCGGTAAACCATGCAAATTTTCATAGTTACTTTTTATgaataacataaaattttattaaacaaacacacaaatcCAATGACACAAAGAATACATAAGAGAAacactaaaaacataaaaataaaaaataaactaggCAATGAACGACAGTGATGTGTTCTTCTACCCTTTAAAAACTTCGTACCCATTGCACAAGCT is part of the Quercus lobata isolate SW786 unplaced genomic scaffold, ValleyOak3.0 Primary Assembly Scq3eQI_358, whole genome shotgun sequence genome and encodes:
- the LOC115973682 gene encoding U1 small nuclear ribonucleoprotein C-like, whose product is MVQRPRLPVLPTPVMPMPGSTQLPGSSPLIPGIRPPVLPRPLGAPAMAPMMAPPSAPSLPAQLNPIPRPPGSVGTTVPGSIAAPTSSNDAPLMVTPPLYQANAVASTGGGCDSLNANTQAPDANH